The Paraburkholderia caffeinilytica genome segment CCAGACTCACGATCGGAACATAGAGAAACAGAAACCCGATCCCCAAGGCAATGATCTGAAAAATCCGGTTCGGCTTCATCAGCGCCTTTCCTCCATCGCCTTCGCCTGCGCGTACTGGAAAAACGCCATCGGCACCAACAACAACAACACCATCGCGCACGTCACGGCGGACGCCATCGGCCAATCGGCATTGTCGAAGAACTCATTCCACATCACGCGGCCAATCATCAACGTGTTCGCGCCGCCCAGCAATTCCGGAATCACGTACTCGCCTACCGCGGGAATGAACACCAGCAAACACCCGGCAATGATGCCGTTCTTCGACAACGGCAAGGTGATCTGCCAGAACGCCCGCCACGGCTTCGCGCCGAGATCGTAGGCAGCCTCCAGCAACGTCATGTCCATCTTCACCAGATGCGCGTACAACGGCATCACGAGGAACGGCAGGTACGAATACACCATGCCGATATAAACCGCGGTGTTCGTGTGATACAGCTCGACCGGCGTATGGATCAGTCCGGTCGACATCAGGAAGTTGTTCAGCAAGCCATTGTTCTTCAGGATTCCGATCCATGCGTACACGCGAATCAGAAACGACGTCCAGAACGGCAGCATGACCGCCATCATCAGCAGATTGCGGCTCGCCGGATTCGATCGCGCAATGTAGTACGCCATCGGATAACCGATCAGCAAACACAGCAAGGTGGATATCGCCGCGACCACCACCGAATTCACATAGGTCGCGAAATACAGGCTGTCGGTCAGCAGAAACGCATAGTGCGACAGGTCCAGCGCGACGTGAACCACACCGTCCGTGTAGGTGGCGAGTTCCGTATAGGGCGGGATGCCGAGCTGCAAATCCGCGAAACTGATCTTCACGACCAGCAGGAACGGCACGAGGAAAAACAGCAGCAGCCAGACGAACGGCCCGGCCACCACCGCGGTGCGGGCGTTCAGGTTGAAACGGCGCACCGGCCACGACGCGAGAGCATTGATCGAGCGCTTCATGACGTCAGCACCACGCCGGCCGATGCGCTCCAGCGCACATACACTTCGTCGCCCCATGTCGGCGGATCGATCTCCGTCAAGGCGAGGCTCGTCACGTTGGCGATCACCGTTTTGCCGGCGTCGAGCTTCACGTGATACAGCGAATAGCCGCCCATGTAGGCGATATTCGTGACGACGCCCTTGCCCCAGTTGTACGTGCCCTCCGGCGGCTTGCGCGTAAGCGCGATGCGTTCGGGCCGCACCGAGATCGTCACCGGCATGCCGAGCGGCCCGGTGATGCCGTGGCTCACGTAAAGACGAACCGGCAGATCGGGCGTTTCGATAAACACGTGATCGGGCTCGTCTTCGACGACGTTGCCGTCGAACAGATTGGTCGAGCCGATGAACTCGGCCGAAAAGCGGCTGTTCGGATATTCGTACACTTCATGCGGCGTGCCGAGCTGGACGATCTCGCCTTCGCTCATCACGGCAAGGCGGTCCGCCATCGTCATCGCCTCTTCCTGGTCGTGCGTCACCATCATGCAGGTCACGCCGACCTTGTCGAGAATGTTGACCAGTTCGATCTGCGTGCGCTGACGGATCTGTTTGTCGAGCGCGGACATCGGCTCGTCGAGCAACAACAGCTTCGGCCGCTTGACGAGCGAGCGCGCAAGCGCCACACGCTGCTGCTGGCCGCCGGAGAGCTGATGCGGCTTGCGCTTCGCAAAGCGGCCCATCTGCACGAGATCGAGCGCGGTCTGCACGCGGTCTTTCAGTTCGGATTTCGGCACGCCTTCCTGCTTCAGGCCGAAGCCGACGTTGGCCTCGACCGTCATGTGCGGAAACAGTGCGTACGACTGGAACATCATGTTGACCGGCCGGCGATAAGGCGGCAATTGCGCGAGGTCTTCGCCGTCGATCAGGATCTTGCCCGACGTAATCGATTCAAGGCCGGCCAGCATGCGCAGCAAGGTCGATTTGCCGCAGCCGGAACTGCCGAGCAGCGCAAAGAGCTCACCCTTCCTTACCGACAGGTTGACCCCTTTGACCGCCGCGGTCTCGCCGAACTTCTTCACGATGTCGACGATCTGGACGAAATTCTCTGCGGCGCCC includes the following:
- a CDS encoding ABC transporter permease subunit, producing the protein MKRSINALASWPVRRFNLNARTAVVAGPFVWLLLFFLVPFLLVVKISFADLQLGIPPYTELATYTDGVVHVALDLSHYAFLLTDSLYFATYVNSVVVAAISTLLCLLIGYPMAYYIARSNPASRNLLMMAVMLPFWTSFLIRVYAWIGILKNNGLLNNFLMSTGLIHTPVELYHTNTAVYIGMVYSYLPFLVMPLYAHLVKMDMTLLEAAYDLGAKPWRAFWQITLPLSKNGIIAGCLLVFIPAVGEYVIPELLGGANTLMIGRVMWNEFFDNADWPMASAVTCAMVLLLLVPMAFFQYAQAKAMEERR
- a CDS encoding ABC transporter ATP-binding protein, which encodes MSSDQSGALAGAAVPSPGLNAEAGGAAENFVQIVDIVKKFGETAAVKGVNLSVRKGELFALLGSSGCGKSTLLRMLAGLESITSGKILIDGEDLAQLPPYRRPVNMMFQSYALFPHMTVEANVGFGLKQEGVPKSELKDRVQTALDLVQMGRFAKRKPHQLSGGQQQRVALARSLVKRPKLLLLDEPMSALDKQIRQRTQIELVNILDKVGVTCMMVTHDQEEAMTMADRLAVMSEGEIVQLGTPHEVYEYPNSRFSAEFIGSTNLFDGNVVEDEPDHVFIETPDLPVRLYVSHGITGPLGMPVTISVRPERIALTRKPPEGTYNWGKGVVTNIAYMGGYSLYHVKLDAGKTVIANVTSLALTEIDPPTWGDEVYVRWSASAGVVLTS